A genomic region of Spodoptera frugiperda isolate SF20-4 chromosome 31, AGI-APGP_CSIRO_Sfru_2.0, whole genome shotgun sequence contains the following coding sequences:
- the LOC118276020 gene encoding catalase-like, with product MKRPIGLWTKVAGDPVEIRDTLTINSDQFNNQWLIDTFSTFDGERIPERVVHAKGTGAFGYFEVTHDVSKYTYADVFNGIGKKTPLVVRLSSALQGFGGSDLGRELRGMSIKFYTKEGNLDILCLSIPVYLYRDPMFFLNLVHAFKRNPQTQMFDFTAQWDLMTLRPVINHNLFWTFADYGIPDGYRRMDAFPIHTYELSNKHGETHYVRFNFRTEQGIATLTTAQAAAIQATDPDYFNRDLYNAIDAGNFPAWRLELDVMTPHDIQKLDYDPFDVTRLWKNGTFFTVPVGRLVLNKNVENQFRDVEQGAFNPGHLVPGIPGPVDFLFRGRRAFYRDTQNYRLGRNHNNILVNMPLYEKTYVRDGRPPTHFNMKNAPNYYPNSFNGPVPYVDERRPKKKLQVLENNAIDLEPLWYFYNFILEDEAHRQRFIDNIVMSLVPVTPPVVQRAIKLLHLVDQDLGNRVRVGYQIALAQAMAEQAAAQATPPPMTPLRNVPTAEAPPEHDYPKSIYKLSIH from the coding sequence ATTGATACTTTTTCGACGTTTGATGGTGAAAGAATACCGGAACGTGTGGTACACGCCAAGGGTACAGGAGCCTTCGGCTACTTCGAAGTCACGCACGATGTCTCCAAGTATACATACGCTGATGTGTTCAATGGAATAGGAAAGAAAACACCATTGGTCGTCAGGCTGTCATCTGCATTACAAGGTTTTGGTGGATCTGATCTCGGCAGAGAACTGAGAGGCATGTCCATTAAGTTCTACACGAAAGAGGGTAACTTAGATATTTTATGTCTCTCGATACCTGTTTACCTCTACAGAGACCCGATGTTCTTTTTAAACCTGGTACATGCTTTTAAGAGAAATCCTCAGACCCAAATGTTCGATTTCACGGCACAGTGGGATTTAATGACGCTGAGACCCGTAATCAACCATAATCTCTTCTGGACGTTCGCTGATTATGGTATACCAGATGGCTACAGGCGGATGGATGCTTTCCCCATTCACACTTATGAACTTTCAAATAAGCATGGGGAGACACATTATGTGCGATTCAACTTTAGAACAGAGCAAGGTATCGCAACACTCACAACTGCTCAAGCGGCCGCTATTCAAGCTACAGATCCGGATTACTTTAACAGAGATTTATACAACGCCATAGATGCAGGAAACTTCCCTGCTTGGAGACTAGAACTTGACGTAATGACTCCGCATGATATACAAAAACTGGATTACGATCCGTTTGATGTTACCAGACTCTGGAAGAATGGCACATTCTTCACTGTGCCCGTTGGTCGACTGGTACTAAACAAAAACGTTGAAAATCAGTTCAGAGACGTTGAACAAGGAGCGTTTAATCCCGGTCATTTAGTACCTGGTATTCCTGGTCCAGTTGACTTTTTGTTCCGCGGTAGAAGAGCATTCTATAGGGACACTCAAAATTACCGTCTGGGAAGAAACCACAACAACATTTTAGTGAACATGCCATTGTACGAGAAGACGTATGTACGAGATGGAAGACCACCAACTCACTTTAACATGAAGAACGCTCCCAACTATTATCCTAATTCATTCAATGGACCAGTTCCATATGTGGATGAAAGGAGACCAAAGAAGAAGTTACAAGTATTAGAAAACAATGCTATTGATTTGGAACCATTGTGGTATTTCTACAACTTTATTCTAGAAGATGAAGCCCACAGGCAGAGGTTTATAGATAATATTGTCATGTCACTTGTGCCTGTGACACCACCGGTGGTACAGAGAGCtataaaacttttacatttGGTTGATCAAGATTTAGGGAATCGTGTGAGGGTTGGTTATCAAATAGCGTTAGCACAAGCAATGGCTGAGCAAGCGGCGGCCCAGGCTACTCCTCCGCCAATGACACCTCTCAGAAATGTCCCAACAGCTGAAGCACCTCCCGAACATGACTACCCGAAAAGTATTTACaaattaagtattcattaa
- the LOC118276433 gene encoding diuretic hormone class 2 isoform X1, which yields MVRASCLLASCVLMTLLLIMPASAYPRYPSNYFREDIQYEPEEIMDMLNRLGNLIQMERKMENYKEDITSEKRALDLGLSRGYSGALQAKHLMGLAAANYAGGPGRRRRDAH from the exons ATGGTGCGTGCAAGCTGCCTGCTAGCGAGCTGCGTGCTCATGACTCTGCTCCTCATCATGCCCGCCTCTGCTTACCCCAGGTA tCCGAGCAACTATTTCCGTGAAGACATTCAATACGAGCCTGAAGAGATCATGGATATGCTGAACCGCCTCGGAAACCTCATCCAGATGGAACGCAAAATGGAAAA CTATAAAGAAGACATTACTAG CGAGAAGCGAGCCCTTGATCTTGGCCTGAGCCGTGGATACTCTGGCGCCCTTCAAGCCAAGCACCTCATGGGACTGGCAGCAGCCAACTACGCCGGAGGCCCCGGAAGGAGGCGACGAGATGCCCACTAA
- the LOC118276433 gene encoding diuretic hormone class 2 isoform X2: MVRASCLLASCVLMTLLLIMPASAYPRYPSNYFREDIQYEPEEIMDMLNRLGNLIQMERKMENEKRALDLGLSRGYSGALQAKHLMGLAAANYAGGPGRRRRDAH, encoded by the exons ATGGTGCGTGCAAGCTGCCTGCTAGCGAGCTGCGTGCTCATGACTCTGCTCCTCATCATGCCCGCCTCTGCTTACCCCAGGTA tCCGAGCAACTATTTCCGTGAAGACATTCAATACGAGCCTGAAGAGATCATGGATATGCTGAACCGCCTCGGAAACCTCATCCAGATGGAACGCAAAATGGAAAA CGAGAAGCGAGCCCTTGATCTTGGCCTGAGCCGTGGATACTCTGGCGCCCTTCAAGCCAAGCACCTCATGGGACTGGCAGCAGCCAACTACGCCGGAGGCCCCGGAAGGAGGCGACGAGATGCCCACTAA